DNA from Triticum aestivum cultivar Chinese Spring chromosome 7D, IWGSC CS RefSeq v2.1, whole genome shotgun sequence:
CAGATGTCTATACTTATAATGTCTGGATGAGGTCACTTGCAGCTCGTCAGGACATATTAGGGGTCGAGAGGGTGATTGAAGAGATGACAAGGGATGGCCGTGTTGCTCCTGATTGGACTACATACAGTAACCTGGCTTCCATATACGTTGATGCTGGACAGTCTGAGAAGGCAGAAGCCGCTCTTAAGGAGCTAGAGAAGCGCAACACTGGCAATGATCTTGAAGCCTACCAGTTCCTCATTACACTGTATGGGCGAACACAAAATTTAGTGGAAGTTCATCGTGTTTGGCGGTCACTGAAGAGGAATAATCCTAGGAAGGCAAACATGAGCTATCTTAACATGATTCAGGTTCTTGCAAACTTGAAGGATCTGCCTGCTGCTGAGGCCTGCTTCAAAGAGTGGGAAGCTCGGTACATCCGTCCACCTAAGACTAAAGCAACTGATGCTGTGACAACTGAAACTTCTAAGTTGGAAGAAGAAGCTTCAACCGAGGCATCTAATAATGATTCTGATGTTAAGGAAACAGAGGACAAGGGAACAGAGGAGCTTGACCTGAAACGTCCTAAATACGACATCCGGGTTGCAAATGCTCTGATGAAAGCATATGTTACAGAGGGTATGCTTGACAAGGCCATCGCTCTCAAGAAGCGTGCCAAGATGCGCGGAGGAAGGCTTAACGCGAAGACGTGGGAGATTTTCATGGACCACTATCTAAAGGTGGGGGATCTGAAGAATGCCCATTGGTGCGCCGACCGTGCAATCAAGAAGGGACACAGCAGCGGCAGGATTTGGGTGCCACCACATGACGTGACCAAGACCTTGATGGGCTACTTTGAGAAGAAGAAAGACGTGGACGGCGCTGAGAGTTTTGTCGAGGTGCTAAAGAAGGTGCAGAAAGATCTGGGGACGGTGGTGTTTGAGCCGCTGGTACGGACGTACGCGGCGGCTGGGAAGAAGTTCCCTGGGATGCGACACCGTCTGAAGATCGAAAACGTGGAACTCAGCGAGGAAACTGACAAGCTGGTCGATTCCATCTGTGTTGATTGATTACGTTTATTAGAATCCCACTTTGTTCCATCTCAATAACAGACAGCAGGATGCTCTcaatttttttcctgttttcttctGCAAAACCTGTAACACCAAATGTTAGCCTGACATTTATTTCGGTTCGCCAAGGTCTCTGCACACCATCGGAGTCCTTTTGCTGTTGAAATGCTCTGCTTTTCTGTGGTACTGTGGCCTCAGTGAACCGAATGAACTACAAATGCTTCAATTGTTTGAAACAAAAATTGAATTTATGTACTGTGCAATTGTCCTCTGCTTTTCAGTTGGGCTGTTTGAAATACTCTGCTTTTCAGTTGTGTTGCAGCCTTGTCTTTGGTAAAGAATGAGCTATACATGCTTTGCTTGTTTGAAACAAAAATTGAATTTGTGTGCGAGTCTCTGACTGCAATGCCCTTAAATATGTGATATGAGCTGTGATGAATGAATACTTTGCTACTCTGAAAGTCTGAATTATACATGGTTATGTGACATTGTGACTGGGTACTCGAAAGTGCATCTGTGAGACTCTGAATGCGTCTGAACTGTAAAAAATTGTGAAGATCCGTCACAACTTTGAAAGCAAAATTGGCACTTCCCGGAAATCATTGTGCCCCTCGTGGAAATCATTGTTTCTCATCCGTCAAGTCCTTTGCTAACTATTGAGCGATTATCTACGATAGGGCTGCTCGTTGAAGAGGTGAAGGAGATGCTTAAAACTCATTAGGTATTTAGGGTTCAGTGGGTGCGGCGTTTGGTTAATGGCGCAGCACATATTTTAGTTAAGGAAGGTTGCCCGAATGGTTTCATATCCTTCAGGATTGTATTGCGAACATTGCAGCTTCGGAACTGCCCGAGCATTCTGAATAAATAGCAACACTACCAACATAAATAAACAATTCATTTTGTTCACTGTTGAGTGATTATTGCGAGCATCATTTGGTGTttaatgcaaaaataaatagaagctGTATACCTTGTCACGGAGATTACAAGTGGACGAATGTAAAGTGAAAATAGCTTATAAGAACACACTTTTTCTCGTTGAGCAGGGAATGGCCACAGAAATGATCAACACGCTCAGACTTGATTTTCAGAGTGAAAACCATGATCTAGCCTTTAGTCGCTGCTTCGGACTGCTGCTTTTGTGTTCTCCTGCTTCTATCTCCTCACCACGGCGATTTCTGGGGAAATGCTGCTTTGCCTGAAATTAGTTTTCATCAGCATTTACCCAATGCAGTACTTGACTCGTTCCATGACACTCTTTTCTTTGCAGTGTCCTTTTCTGGCATTACTAACAACCATTTAACTTGTTTCAGATGGGAAGGAGTGTTGATGAATTCTTTCCTGTTTAATGTAGGACTGATCCTACTCTGCTCCATCAGGTATGTTGCCAAGGTCTTCTTTTAGAAGTCCATGTCTTATTGTAAGTTCCCATGACATGTTTGAAGGCTGTAACTTTACAAGAATTAAGGTAGTGGAGACATGTGACAGATCTAAAGAATTAGGACTGGAGTTTCTGTTATTAGTCAAGTAATAGTGCAACACTTGGAAGTGCACACCCTGAAGGATTTGGTGAGGGCCTATGTTTTTTTTTTTACATTAGATGAATAATGGCCTCTGCATGAATTGAATGTGAATTGATTATTTTTTAAGAAGTCCTCTCTATTGAATTTCCACGCTTGTGTATTATGCAATGTGATTCAGTTAAGCACGACAGCTTTTGCGCACTACGCACAAGCAACTGCAGCTCAGGAGATCTTTGGCCACACGCTGCAGTCTCTTTGCGGAATTAAGTATCTTTACAAGTAAGTCTTGAACTAGCATGAAGTCCGTAGAACTATCAACCTGCAGTTGATGATTCAATAGCTCAATCTATATCGTTGTAGACACTAGAATCTCAGAGTTATGTATACATACTGCTATTGAACATCTGAATATTCAGGTACAATGTTTTTCAGTATGGATTTTTTGCTCTTCCCATCCTCACACTCTTCTACTATGCACTTTTTGTAAGTCACTTCCTCGGAAGTACTTAGCTCACCAAATTCTGTAAAAGTTGAGCTTATTTTGATCATCACAATCTTTGTCCAGTGGTGTCGAAAGAGGAAACCGACAGGAAGGTTCCAGCTCTCAAACTAATTTTCTGTTTGCTCTGTAAGCAAAGCCTGACGAACTCAATATCATATTTGTTCTTGAGTGATAGTTTGGTTAGCGATGTATATGATCTTGCAAACCACTTTATGGAAGAGCTGGAGAGTTTTCATCAGTGTAAATTAGCGACAACGTCATGGAAGATGAAAACAACCACGGGCACGGACGTTAAAGTAGGAGAACCCAGTTTCCTTTGTAATTAAGTACACATTTGTCGCCTGTTCTTTTCTGTATTATTATTTGATGATCATCAATCGGCTGATGTTATTCTTCAAGTTGATGGGTCTGTGAGAGGTGTTCTGTGTGCTCCTTTGTTGTTCCTTTGCGGTTCTGACTCAAATTAGTTCAGTTATTTTCTTTTGTATGTAGCATTCTGTGACTACCACGCACACTTGTAGATTGTATCAAGGATGGCTTGTCTTGATCTTTCTATTGTTGTTTGTATGTCTTTCTGGAAATTGCACTTTGCTTTTCAATTGAGAACTTTGCACGTGCTGATCGAAAATTCGTTTCTGAGCTTGGGCTCAGATGCTCCCGAAATCAGCAACGTTGGTTTGCATGTAGATCTGTGCCAGGCGTGGTATTTTCTGCCGGTATTTCCATCGTACGTTGAGAAAAACAGGCAAGCTCTGAGCAGCATTGAATGCGATGGCAGAGCGTACCGTAGATGCGGACCAGCCTAGTGAACGCACGGACCAGCCATTCTCCTGTGCCGCGGGCTGAGCCGTCTCCGTCGACGGAAATCGTTAACGGACACCCTTCCAGACCATCATTATTGTAAACCCAGCAGGGTTGGTGGGGCAACCCTAGAACAGATTTTGCCCATCGCCACCGCTCCATTCCCTTTCTAGTCCCGCCGCCATGTCCGTTCTAGCTGACTTCCTCCTCCCTCTCATCTCTTGTCCATTTGTGGTGACGAGCTCGAGACGAACGTTGCGGCGGGACCAGAGACTAGTCGGGCGTCGATTCTACAAGTACATCATCCTTCTGTATGATGTCTCATGTATCTCCAAACAGAAGTTCTGTCCGTCTTGAATGTCTGCACGTTGCTTTGATCATATTCAGCTAGGTTCAGCATTCATGCAACGGATCTATAGTAAATTCCTTAGCGGTCCTCTAACTGCATCGTACGGTGTCACACTTGGCATCAAAAGGTACTAGTTGTCATCAAAATCTTGTTCCAAAACCACTCCCCTTAGTGATTTACACTTTCCAAATTCAGGCATAAACCTGTCCCAgatttgctatatatatatatgaaactaCAGGCTGAAAacactaaaaaacaaaaaataaatcgaCAATCCAGATATAATACAAGATTCATGCTGCTCTAGTACGCCTTAACCGCATTTGCTGCAATGAAAGACAGCCATATCTGTCATCCAAACAGATTTTCAGTGTCAAAGTCATACATGGATTATGTCTGCTTCCGACACAGCTACTCAATTCTGGTATGTAAATCACGGGATCAAATAACCACTAGTACCAATAGCATTGCACATTCTGAGAGATGAACATACATCCACATATCATATCAGCGCTTACATTTACTTAAACTGCTTAAGAATCCATCTAAAAATGCAGTACATGTCCATAGTTTTTCATCTACAAGGTGGCAGGTGTTTGTGCTGCAAAATGCCCCAGCAACTAAATCGGGACAATTCAACCAAAAGATCTTGCCGGGCTGCACGTAGAGTGAACGAATACTTCATTACTTTAGTCAAGGATCTCCTCGTACAGGAACTCTGGGATGCATCCCTTATTCCCCTTCATCGTCACTATCTCACATGCAATCTTCTTGCGGAGGTGCTCGATCTGCTCCTGTGAGAAACAAAAAATGCAGAAAACTGCTCAATGCATAGTCAATGGGGCATATTTAGACTCTGTACACAACTAAAAGTTTTTCCCAGTTTGATACCTGGTTCATATTCGATCTCAGGTAAAGGCCAGTGAACTCCAGTATGTAGTGCACGACATACACCACACCGTCTTCCCTGCGTGCAGAGTACATGGGTTTTTAGGGTTGCTGCAGCCAACTGGATTTAGCCTTCATCTATGTATGCTCAATGTAGGATCACTAACCTGGTGCATGGCTCGTGTTGTGCAACCAACGAGTACACAAATGACCATCCAGTCGTCTCGACCAAGCCTGCTCCAAACTTGTCATTAAAAAGGTTGTAAAACCTACGCTGGAACTTCCTTGCCAGCGCCTCATGCTTCCTCTTCATCTCATCTGATGGATCTGTCTCTGTTGGATCAAGCACCATTACAATCTTCTTCTCAGTGTCGAGAATGTACAAGGACCAGCAATCCATGAACATCACAGGGAACATGAACTGAAAATCGGTTTGAAAAATTCGGTTAGAAACCAGACTGAACGAAGCATGCAGTTCATTACTTCTTCACTTACTGGTTTAATCCCAGTCTATTTCGTCGTCTTCCTTACAAAGCTCATCCTGCATTCAATCCAAACACATCAGACTCAGGTTCATATGCAGTGGAGACAACACACAACAGAAGGAATCATCAAGCGAGTCATACATACCACAAAAACAGGATAAAAAATCTCTCTCCATCTGTCAAGCCATCCGCGGTACATTTTCTTCTCTTTCTCACTGGGCATCCGTTGAATGCACACAAATTCAGTGTTAACTCACCCCCAGGAGTGAGCTCATCCATCAAGTCCTGTCCGGATGCCACTGCCAGCAGTGGATGGAAGTGCTTGAACCATTTCTTGCAGGATAACAACATTTAATTTTTGCAATGATCAACCAAAAAACAGTTTAAGCATCCTAGAAGCACATGGTGCCCTGTCTGGTGGTGCACTGCCGAGGCATAGCGTGAAAATTTGCAAACGTGCTAATTCAGTACAGTAGTTCTCCCTACTAATGCAATATCTATGCAGGTACTGATTTACGAACAATTTACCCTAGTTCAGCTAACTAATTGAAATATTCTTCAGGTAAAACAGTTTTTCACAAAAAACCTATACGAAAAATCCGGCTGATTGGCAAGTAAGGGTTCAAAATCCGGCTGCTCTGTTTTGATCTGTAATAACAACAAACAATAACTCGGCTTCTGGGAGCTACCAGCAAGTAAGAGTTCTATGCTAGCCCATACATACTAGTCAAAATTGTCGTAGGCGGTGATCCACCCAACATTCTCAGGACTCAGCAAAAACTCATTCAAAACTTTCGGCACTCGCACCTGCATGATCAGCTATTCTCTGCCTCAggctttcccaggaaaaaaaatcaaaaaaagtgaTGGCACATCAGCTCACTCCATGATGCTGTTTTTTCAAACCAAAATTGCACAAAAAAGAAACCGACATTGTATCTCGTACCACAGAACCTAGCGAACAACCGCACACACTCTCCTGCATCGACTTGGTTCTTTCTGCGTTCAGTCGGATTTTTTACTGAATCTAACTTCCCGTGAATAAAGACTGTAGAAGTCGTATGCCTCGTTCAACGAATCGGAACGTGTTCCTAATTCTGGTTTAATCACACTCCTCGTCGGTTCCTCAGCAAACTTCCGTATCGATTGCTCCAGTGCGCTCATCCATGAAGCGCACGAATTTCTGTCCGGCGGTGCACTCCCTAGTCTTAACCTACAGCAATAATGCTTCGTCCAGTCAATTAACACAAAACTGGTGTGCTGCAGACAGTAGCATTTTCCCTGGAAATTATGAACTGGTTTCTCAAAACATTTAATCGACAGTCCTGATATGCAGCCTGGTTCAACGCAACGTTTCTCTTATCTGAAATTCTAAACACCTTACGACATCTAACTACCTGAAACACGTCAAAACCAAATACCTGCTCCCTTGAACTTAACTATCTGTCGACAAATGCGCTCAAATTCAATATACAATCAGACCACGGGGACATGACGGCTCACCTTTTCGTCCATCATCCAGGTGCCTCCCGATTAACCTTTCCGATAGATTGAGCTGACTTTGTTGGCGACGCGGCTCTTTTCCGCCGCGCCTCAGGGCGCAACCAAATTCACCATTTGAATCATACGGGCCAAGAGCGCCAGCCTCCCCCCGGGCAGCAGCCTTAGCGGCACCGGATCCGGGTGCTCAAGGTTATCGGCGAACTCTTCCCGAATTGGGATCCTGCGGGCGCCGGAGTTCAAGAAAAGGTCTGTGAATCAATAGAGGGGCGGCAGAAAAAAAGAGCTTACCTGACCACCAGATCGAGCACGAACTCCAAGCCCTTCTCCTCCATCCTGCCACGCCGCCGGCCGTCCTCGACGCCGCCCTCGTTCCCTCGAGATCCAAGAGCAACCCTGCAATGACGGGCCCAAGCCGGCGGGATGACGGCTCTGGATTTCCACGCTCCCTCGACTAACGACCTGTGCCATGGCACAGCCCATCCCAGTGACGGAGCCGTCCGCGGACCCACGCGCGACGACGGACGCCCATACCGAAAAGGCCCACATACGACACTGTGCACCGCGTATTCGCTACCGTATCTTCCTTTTCCACGGGCCTAAACTGCTGCACCAGCTGGACTTTCTCGCATCCCAATGGCTCAGCGGACGATCTGGATTTAGGGTGTAGCTGAGCCTGGGCACCAAAATGCCCTGTCCCGTGCTGATCGCGTCTCTGATCACTAACTACTTCAGAAACTTTTCTGTCTTGACAACACAATGTGTGAAATAATGAGTAGAAAAGAAAACTCTTGTCAAGAAAATGAAAGAAGAAAACATAAACTGCCAAGGCTGTTGGCCAGGCTTGTGTACCTGGGATAATCCCAAGCAAAGGATATAAGAATCGTAACTAAATTCACCCAAAAAAAAAGAATTGTAACTAAATAGAGTGTTGATTCATAAGCCTCGAAATCCAAAGCAAGCCACTTTTCATTGGATACAATCTGGACCGTATCAGGTCAATGCTAAGCTTAATGCAGTAACTCTTGCATGGCAGTAAAATAGCCAACACAAGTTAATACATGTCATAATCACAAGCGAGCGAGATTTCTTTTCTAGTTGACCAAAACTGTATCTATGATTCCTAATCTGTAAATACATAATCAGGCAAACACTATTGTTCGTGTTGTGAAAATATATAGGAGGTCCTACTGGACAATGAATGCTGCATTTAGAGAACTAAAATCATGACATCCCTGCAAAATTCAAAAAGCCCTGAAATCACGGCTTTGCTCTACACATTCTAAAACATGCGCTGGAGGGATGCTAGGTCATATTTGTAATGGTGCAGTTTTCCCCCTCGAACCATATAACAAATCTGCATGTGTTACTTAGATGAGGAATAGGAGTACAAGACCATTCATGAGTCACGACCAAGAAAGTAATGCCAAGCTGCAGCGATCCTAAGACAGCTACATGCTCTGAGTACAAAGGCAGAGGTCTTCAGCGCCTTCTCTGATCTGCTCAATAACTGTCAGAATGTGGGTGAAAATGTTGCAGAAAGCCctgccatctctctctctctccaaatgCTCCAGGTGATAAGGACGACCATGGTTTTCAGAGTTTTCCTCTTGACGCCTTTCTTGAGCTTCTTGAATGCCAGCAGTTGATTAACAAGATGTTAGTAACATCACATTTTTAAGTCGAGATGTTCTAGAGTGCGTAGTACACGTAGGTAATCTGAACAGCTATTCACACATCCCTTCAGTTTCCTCTAAGATCTCACCTCACTAGTGAGAACACACACCAAAAGTCTGTCTAGCCCAACCTCTCATGACATGAGGACCAACTAAAGGAGCACAAATACACACCATACATGGTCTAGAAGCACATAGAGATATATAGAGATAGAGCAGCTACGAAAGTATGATGCTGCTGAATGGTATTTTGCTCAAGTGGAGTTAACTAGCATGACCAGAATGCAAGAAAAGCATGAAGGAACTCATCACACGCCATTGATGTGAGCAATAATCCTGAAGCGACTCAAAATGTATGTTTGCAAGTCAAATATGTAATTAAACTTCCTATAGAATTAGAAGTGCATTTAGACTATCTTCCGTAGGTGCGCATAATTTTCTGTTGATCAC
Protein-coding regions in this window:
- the LOC123164151 gene encoding pentatricopeptide repeat-containing protein At1g60770; translated protein: MATATRAKDLARRSPKKYVEEALYRRLFRRGSTPQAVREEVDGFLGSRKRAFKWEVAVCVRRLRRQELYRPALKLTEVMTRRGMNPTVGDQAIRLDLVAKSRGIAAAEKYFMDLPETSKTHLTYGALLNCYCKELMTEKAESLMEKMKELNFAFTAMSYNSLMTLYTKVNQPEMVPSIIQDMKADDVLPDVYTYNVWMRSLAARQDILGVERVIEEMTRDGRVAPDWTTYSNLASIYVDAGQSEKAEAALKELEKRNTGNDLEAYQFLITLYGRTQNLVEVHRVWRSLKRNNPRKANMSYLNMIQVLANLKDLPAAEACFKEWEARYIRPPKTKATDAVTTETSKLEEEASTEASNNDSDVKETEDKGTEELDLKRPKYDIRVANALMKAYVTEGMLDKAIALKKRAKMRGGRLNAKTWEIFMDHYLKVGDLKNAHWCADRAIKKGHSSGRIWVPPHDVTKTLMGYFEKKKDVDGAESFVEVLKKVQKDLGTVVFEPLVRTYAAAGKKFPGMRHRLKIENVELSEETDKLVDSICVD
- the LOC123170688 gene encoding LIMR family protein Os06g0128200-like, with protein sequence MLCFSVSLLRTAAFVFSCFYLLTTAISGEMLLCLKLVFISIYPMQWEGVLMNSFLFNVGLILLCSISVIQLSTTAFAHYAQATAAQEIFGHTLQSLCGIKYLYKYNVFQYGFFALPILTLFYYALFWCRKRKPTGRFQLSN
- the LOC123166414 gene encoding uncharacterized protein, with the protein product MFPVMFMDCWSLYILDTEKKIVMVLDPTETDPSDEMKRKHEALARKFQRRFYNLFNDKFGAGLVETTGWSFVYSLVAQHEPCTREDGVVYVVHYILEFTGLYLRSNMNQEQIEHLRKKIACEIVTMKGNKGCIPEFLYEEILD